The Pedobacter ginsengisoli region ACTACACATATTTACCTTATAAACAAATGACTAAAAGAGGGCTTTCCTCTCTTATGCACCAAAAGAGCGCAAGCCTGAATTTAGGAATGAAAATATCAGGCTGACCACAGGCATAAATCACTATTGTTCATTATTTAGCAATTCTTTAAGGTCTGGCGTATCAAACACAAATTCGGGTTCCATATGAATGGGAGTATAATTAATCACAAGTGGAAAACGATGCGCTTGCTCAGCGGTCACCATAAGCGAATACCAACCCTTTTCAAAAATATCTTCAAATACAGCTATTCCCTGTGCCGGATCGATCAAATGAATCTGAAATGTGTACGATTGGCCTTTGAAATTTGTAACATTAACACTATAAACATACTTACCAGTTTGCTTCACATTGTTAATCAAAGATACAGTCCTTTCCATTTCATTTACAATCATCGTACTGTCGTTTAATGCAATCCTTCGTGGAGACCCATTAGAGGGGGAGTAGAGATAAAACTTTCCTTTGTACATATGAAGCCGTATCCAATTATGAGGTAGCTTACCCAGATCAATTGGTTGCCTCTCGGCCCTTTTGTATTTCTGGAGCGCCTTGATATCTACTAGATATGCTTTATCAGTGTTAGTATAGTCCAGACTTGTCAGTGCAGCAAAATATGGTGATTCCTTCCAGTTCTTGTCTATATACACAGAATGTCCCTCAGCATTTGGCTTCTTCAGAAAGATGGTATCACGTTCTTCCTTTTCCTGCCCGGAACATATGTTTATAGAAAGAAGTATAGCCAGAATAAAGGCACCGCTGGACATTTGGTATTTCATGCTAACTAATATACGGACTTTTCAGCATGATAATCAAAGAGATATGATTGAGTATGCCGTGTCAATATCCAATATTTATTCCTGCCCATTCGCGGTCTAAGCAACCTTTTTACAAAGGGGTATGGATTGGAATATTATGAAGATTGCCAACTTATATAACCTTTGTAATAAACCGCAATTGCCATTGGCAATAGTAAACTAGAGATCCAAATCCCCCAACAAATTATACGGGTTCGCTTAGTATTCCAGTGATGATTTATAAATTCATCATATATATTCTCATGCCTTCCCTTTGCTGCTAACACATAGTACAATATTATTAAGATAACAATGTTTAATGCAATGCTTACTACCCGGGTGTACGGGGTAAGATGTAGTACTGATTTATTGATTAGCAACCCAAGTAACATACATATACCAAAGATGGTTAATTCCACTAATAATAGCGCTCTAAACCATCCATCCCAACTCTCAGGTTTGTCTTTATAAAAGTAGAGGAAACAGAAGTAATAAAATCTTAGTAGCATGCTGGTATAAATATAAGAAACTTATACTTTTCAAATCCCCCTTCGGCGTAAATGCACTAATGATACACCAAGACATTACAACAACTTAAACATTGACATTGCGATGGCCAACAATATAAGAATTGGTGCCACAACCATAATGAATGTTACATAAATTAGATAAGCCCATTTGATAATAGGTGTTAATGCATTAAAGTCTTCAATCTTATCAGCGGCACTTTTGGATCGGTAAGCTTTTGTGAAATGATAAGATAGCCATGATAGAAAAGGTATTAAGGCTAGCCCAAAGACCAGATACAAATTCAGGTCTAAGTATTTAGTTGCTATAAACAGCCATAGGATGATCAGCATACCTATTGATGCATTAATAACCCTCATTCCTGAAAGCTCATTAAAATAACGACCCCATATCTTCCTCTGTACACATAAGGCAGAACTTTCTAAATTGTAGTAAAAGGTATGGATTGATTTCAATAGTTTATATAAATGGTAGGTCAAATATAATGTTTTCACTAGAAAGTCTGGGGCATTCGCCTCTAGGGGTAAATTATCCTAAATGATTTTGATACTGGCGATCATCTTTCCAACCGATGTGAGCTCTCTTACGTTTATAGCCATTACAACTTTATCAAAGTCCATGTTGAGTCCATGGTAAGTCCATGTCTAATCCATATTTTTACGATAAAAACATGGAGTTATCTTGCAATTTCAGTTATGTCATATTGGGATGTGGTACTAGCATAACTTTGCACAAAGCACGCATTCTACCCGCATATCAAAAAAATTATTTACGGACACGACTCAATGTTTCCTGAGACATCCCAAGATAAGAGGCTATATATCCAAGTGGAATTCTATTAAGTAAATATCCTTCATGAGATAAAAAATGTTCGTATCGCTCTTTTGCAGATAATGTGCGTAAAGAAATTGCCTGTTCCTCTGATCTTACATAATATGTCTCAATCAGTTTTCTTCCAATATAATTGAACTGTGGATGTTTTGTGTAGATTTCCTCCAGATGACTTTTACTCAATTGAAGAAGCTCGCAGTCCTCTACTGCTTCAAGGTATTCCACTGAAGGGTTTCCAGTAAAGAAGCTATTAACAGAAACAACAATATCATTCTCTATTAAGATCCAAGATACCTTTTCATTCCCATCAGAATCGATATAAAAACTTCGTAAAGCACCAGACTTGATAAAATAAGCATGTTTACTAATATCCCCTGGCAAGAGCAAATATGTCTTCTTACAAACATTCAATGTTTTACTTTTTGAGAGAATATCAGAAATAACATCATCATTAATTGACTGGATAGCAAGAAGCTTTTTAAAAATTGAAGAATGGATATCATCAGCCATATCTTTTTTGATTTTTGTCAAAAGTAGAGTAAAACTAATCATTTAACTTGCCCAAATCAATATCAGATCAATTATGAAAATAGACAACTGCATCATTAACAAATTAACCTTTATGAAGGTAATTTTCCCCCTATTTTACGGATTTTTTGTAGTGGCATTAGGCGACAAACTTTCATTCCCAATGTTTGCCTATCTTTTGATAGCCCTGTTAAATCTTGAGACATCGGCACTAGGGATTATTGGATATGGGAGTATCTTCTATCTCATGTTTACCGGCTTTTATCACTTCGACAAAAATTGGAATTATCGATGGACAATAGTTTGCAGTTTGGCACTCGTACTCTTAACTGCAATACCGATATATTGCAACATCATTAATGGTGGCCGCTACGTATTTATTTTCATTGCAATTGCACTACTGATGGCTGCATTTGTTATATACGGAAGTATTTTAGGCCTTCGTATATTAAAGTTTGCAAAAGAGTAATATAGTTTACTTTCATTCTCCAGATTCATATGTAAAAACCATTTTATGAATATCGTAACTTATCTCTTCATGTACCATTGTTTTACTTTTCTCTGGTAAGAATTTGAAACCGACAGACTCATAACATCTGATTGCCGCATAATTCTTTTCCCCTGTAAAAAGTTCAACAGTATTAGTGTTATAAAGTCGCTTAGATTCTTCTACTAGGAGTTCTATAAAATATCTACCCAATCCTTGACCCCGAAGACTTGGCTCCCCTATTAGAATCCTGGCTAGTCTGGGGTAGCCACTTTCCTGAGCGATAATCTCGCCAAATGAAAATGGCAAACCATCCTGAGTATATCCTATATAAAAGCAGCGATCTGAATGTTTAATTCTGTAGTCTACTATTTGTTGTTCAATAAGAGGGAAAGTAAAATCTGTACCGGAAAATTGAAGCAGAAGTTCAGCATCGGTTACCCAATTCTTCAATAATTTAAAATCTGAACTTTTGTAAGGTTTGAGCATCTCTTAATATAAAGTGGTATTATTTTTTCCTAATACCAATGTTACGAAGATATATTTGGATATTTAATGTCAGAATTTAACTTTGTTCTAACCAAAATATTTCTTTATCTCAAAATTTATGAAAACTATTTTCTACGCCCTTTTAACAACCGTTGTTTTCTCAGCCTGTCAAGGCAATAAAGAAAATGCCGCAACTTACTCGCCAAGAGTATTAACTGCAACAGAAAAATTCA contains the following coding sequences:
- a CDS encoding GNAT family N-acetyltransferase, with the translated sequence MLKPYKSSDFKLLKNWVTDAELLLQFSGTDFTFPLIEQQIVDYRIKHSDRCFYIGYTQDGLPFSFGEIIAQESGYPRLARILIGEPSLRGQGLGRYFIELLVEESKRLYNTNTVELFTGEKNYAAIRCYESVGFKFLPEKSKTMVHEEISYDIHKMVFTYESGE
- a CDS encoding Crp/Fnr family transcriptional regulator; translation: MTKIKKDMADDIHSSIFKKLLAIQSINDDVISDILSKSKTLNVCKKTYLLLPGDISKHAYFIKSGALRSFYIDSDGNEKVSWILIENDIVVSVNSFFTGNPSVEYLEAVEDCELLQLSKSHLEEIYTKHPQFNYIGRKLIETYYVRSEEQAISLRTLSAKERYEHFLSHEGYLLNRIPLGYIASYLGMSQETLSRVRK